The following proteins are co-located in the Acidobacteriota bacterium genome:
- a CDS encoding phosphoglycerate dehydrogenase, giving the protein MKIVVAEKISRKGVDLLREEKSWKVVECEPARDKLIPELKDADALLIRSAVQCDAALLAAAPRLKVIGRAGIGVDNVDIEAATKKGVLVMNTPGGNSVSVAEHTLALMLSMARSVAQANESMHAGRWEKKLFEGSELRGKTLGLLGLGRIGVEVVKRARAFELDIIGYDPYISPTLAEDLHVELVSLDDLFARSDYLSLHTPLTPETDKIIGRENLKKMKKGARIVNCARGELVDEVALAEAIAAGQIAGAALDVFSAEPLKNSPLTELKQVALTPHIAGSTAEAQEIVGYRIAEQVRDYLKASVIQNAVNMPSLPAEEYRLLAPYLNLAERLGSLLAQIAPGAPASIEIRYSGKLSKMNTSLLRNSALMGLLNQILDEKANVVNSVSIAKARGIRVDESHAGRSASADTLRIAVKGHGAESSVEGAVLMGDEPRLLVLDNINVECPLSGNLIVMKNLDVPGVIGKTGTILGKRGINIANFSLGREKVTKTKSAKRSVGAVCVVQVDGQTPAAVIKELTKIPANTFARAVELPE; this is encoded by the coding sequence ATGAAGATTGTAGTCGCCGAAAAAATTTCACGCAAGGGCGTGGACCTCCTGCGCGAAGAGAAAAGCTGGAAGGTAGTCGAGTGCGAACCGGCTCGCGACAAGCTCATCCCCGAGCTGAAGGACGCCGACGCTCTCTTAATCCGCAGCGCCGTGCAATGCGATGCCGCGCTACTGGCCGCCGCGCCCAGGCTGAAGGTCATCGGACGCGCCGGCATCGGCGTAGATAACGTGGACATCGAGGCCGCGACGAAGAAAGGTGTGCTGGTGATGAACACGCCGGGCGGCAACTCCGTCAGCGTCGCCGAGCACACCCTCGCGCTGATGCTGTCCATGGCGCGCTCCGTGGCGCAAGCGAATGAGTCGATGCACGCCGGTCGCTGGGAGAAAAAACTTTTTGAGGGCAGCGAGTTGCGCGGCAAGACGCTCGGCCTGCTCGGCCTCGGGCGCATCGGCGTGGAAGTGGTCAAGCGCGCTCGTGCGTTTGAGTTGGACATCATCGGCTATGATCCCTACATCTCGCCGACTCTTGCCGAAGACCTGCATGTCGAACTGGTCTCGCTCGACGATCTCTTCGCCCGCTCGGATTATTTAAGTCTGCATACGCCGCTGACGCCGGAGACGGACAAGATCATTGGGCGCGAGAACCTGAAGAAAATGAAGAAGGGCGCACGCATCGTTAACTGCGCGCGCGGCGAGCTGGTGGATGAAGTGGCGCTGGCCGAGGCCATCGCTGCCGGGCAAATCGCCGGAGCAGCGCTCGACGTGTTCTCCGCCGAGCCGCTGAAGAACTCGCCGCTCACGGAGTTGAAACAAGTCGCGCTCACGCCGCATATCGCCGGCTCGACGGCGGAGGCACAGGAGATCGTCGGCTACCGCATCGCCGAGCAGGTGCGCGATTACCTGAAGGCATCGGTTATCCAGAATGCGGTGAACATGCCATCGCTGCCCGCCGAAGAGTATCGCCTGCTGGCGCCGTACCTCAATCTTGCCGAGCGGCTGGGTTCGCTGCTGGCGCAGATCGCGCCCGGCGCGCCGGCCTCGATCGAGATTCGCTACTCGGGCAAACTCTCGAAAATGAACACCAGCCTGCTGCGCAACTCGGCGCTGATGGGCCTGCTGAATCAGATACTCGACGAGAAAGCCAACGTGGTGAACTCCGTCTCCATCGCCAAGGCGCGCGGCATCCGCGTGGACGAGTCGCACGCGGGACGTTCGGCGTCCGCCGACACGCTGCGCATCGCGGTTAAGGGGCACGGCGCGGAGTCGTCCGTCGAGGGCGCGGTGCTGATGGGCGACGAGCCGCGCCTGCTGGTCCTCGATAACATCAACGTGGAGTGCCCGCTCTCCGGCAACTTGATCGTCATGAAGAACCTCGACGTGCCCGGCGTGATCGGCAAGACTGGCACGATCCTCGGCAAGCGCGGCATCAACATCGCCAACTTCTCGCTGGGCCGCGAAAAAGTTACGAAAACCAAGTCAGCCAAGAGATCAGTGGGCGCAGTCTGCGTGGTCCAGGTGGACGGCCAGACGCCCGCCGC
- a CDS encoding CoA transferase: MDNMIAESLADVEHPALHGLRVLDLTTPLGHMCGKILGDLGADVIKVEPLAGDAGRRRAPFYTDPGGAQHSLFWLSYNNNKRGITLHIESAEGQGILRQLASMSDIVIESFAPGYMDSLGLGHESLRSDNPGLIYTAITPFGQTGPYRDFLASDLEIMASAGIMSLTGYPGETPLRISMPQSEAWTSMYAAMGTMTALHYRKGGGAGQMVDVSAQQACVILCVHAPMFWDFNRELVTREGEYMTGRTITGAKFRAVWPCKDGYLSYIIYGGPAGQKTNHELTKWMDSLGVASDVMKNRNWDKFEVATLTQAEVDEMEAPIGKFFERLTKSEFLSGVVERGMLGYPVASTADILQDDHLAARNFWEPLAVPGRSEPVLFPGEFAKFSEMSCRIRRPAPALGEHNEEVYTGLLSFSALEIERLHKNGIV, translated from the coding sequence ATGGACAATATGATCGCTGAATCGCTTGCCGATGTGGAACACCCTGCGCTTCACGGTCTTCGTGTGCTCGATCTGACCACGCCGCTGGGGCATATGTGCGGCAAGATACTGGGCGACCTGGGCGCGGACGTCATCAAGGTCGAGCCGCTGGCGGGCGATGCGGGGCGCCGTCGCGCGCCATTCTACACAGATCCCGGTGGCGCGCAGCACAGCCTGTTCTGGCTTTCTTACAACAATAATAAGCGTGGGATCACTCTGCATATTGAATCGGCGGAAGGGCAGGGAATCCTCCGCCAACTAGCCTCCATGTCTGACATCGTCATCGAGTCATTCGCGCCTGGTTACATGGACTCACTCGGTCTAGGACACGAGTCACTCAGGAGTGACAACCCCGGTCTGATCTACACCGCGATCACTCCTTTTGGGCAGACCGGTCCTTACCGCGACTTCCTCGCCAGTGACTTGGAGATTATGGCCTCGGCGGGCATTATGTCATTGACCGGCTATCCCGGCGAGACGCCCTTACGCATCTCGATGCCGCAGTCCGAGGCGTGGACGTCCATGTATGCCGCGATGGGCACGATGACCGCGCTGCATTACCGGAAGGGCGGCGGAGCGGGCCAGATGGTGGACGTCTCGGCGCAGCAGGCCTGTGTGATCCTGTGCGTACACGCGCCCATGTTCTGGGATTTCAACCGTGAACTGGTCACCCGAGAGGGCGAGTACATGACCGGCCGCACCATCACGGGAGCCAAGTTCCGCGCCGTCTGGCCCTGCAAAGATGGCTATCTTTCTTACATCATTTACGGCGGTCCCGCCGGCCAAAAAACCAATCACGAACTCACTAAGTGGATGGACTCACTCGGCGTTGCGTCCGATGTAATGAAAAACAGGAATTGGGATAAGTTTGAAGTGGCCACATTAACTCAAGCGGAAGTGGATGAGATGGAGGCTCCGATTGGAAAGTTCTTCGAGCGACTCACTAAGTCTGAGTTCCTCAGTGGCGTTGTCGAGCGCGGCATGTTGGGCTACCCAGTCGCCAGCACCGCGGACATTCTTCAGGACGACCACCTTGCCGCCCGCAATTTTTGGGAGCCCCTCGCTGTCCCCGGTCGGTCCGAGCCAGTATTGTTTCCCGGCGAGTTTGCTAAGTTCAGCGAGATGAGCTGCCGTATCCGCCGCCCCGCGCCTGCCCTCGGCGAGCACAATGAGGAGGTCTATACCGGACTACTATCTTTCTCCGCTCTGGAAATCGAGCGCTTGCACAAGAACGGGATTGTTTAA
- a CDS encoding DUF2147 domain-containing protein: MKRTVSVFALAWWVTLLATLLAAPAFAQNTAVGLWKNVVKDETTLIRISEVGGKLAGKIEKVLKNNYEDPAAKCVKCKDDKKDKPMAGLELIWDMVKDGDKWSGGKLLDPDSGRIVNCKLETS; the protein is encoded by the coding sequence ATGAAACGCACTGTATCCGTGTTCGCACTCGCGTGGTGGGTGACCCTGCTGGCGACCCTGCTGGCCGCGCCCGCATTCGCGCAGAATACAGCCGTCGGTTTGTGGAAGAATGTCGTCAAGGACGAAACCACGCTGATCCGCATCTCGGAGGTGGGTGGCAAGCTCGCAGGGAAGATTGAGAAGGTCCTGAAGAACAACTACGAAGACCCCGCCGCCAAGTGCGTGAAGTGCAAGGACGACAAAAAGGACAAGCCCATGGCCGGCCTCGAACTGATCTGGGACATGGTGAAGGACGGCGACAAGTGGAGCGGCGGCAAGCTGCTCGACCCGGACTCCGGCCGCATCGTCAACTGCAAACTGGAGACCTCCTAG